The genomic segment TTCAGCAGGTAACGCAAACGCAAAGCCGTTCCTTCTGGGGTATTGACCAAAAATCCAGTATGGTAATTTTTCACCTGCAAGCGGATACCGCCAGCATCGCCACCGATGACTGGTTTTCCCTTCCACATGCCTTCGGTAACGGTTAAGCCAAATCCTTCTTTGGTGGATTTTTGTAGAATAATATCGGCAGCGCGTTGTAAGGCATTAATGGTACGATGGGCATCGGGAGGTAGCAACAAAATCCGAACGTCAGCATCTCCCGCAGCAGCGGTTTTGACTTCGTTGAGAACCATTTGACCTTCTGGGTCGTCGGTGGCGCTTCCCCCAGCCAACACCAGTTGCAGTTGGGGAATGTATTTTTTCGCTTGTTGGTATGCCTGGATAACGCCGATGGGGTCTTTAAAGCGGTCAAAACGAGAAATTTGTGCTATAATAGGACGTTCGCGGTCTAGAGAAAAGCGATCGCAAACTTCATCGATTTCAGCGCGGTCGATATCTATATTTTTTTCGCTCAGGGGATCGATACTCGGCGGGATAATATATTTTAAATGGGGCAGCGATCGCGCAAAGGCAGCCAACGAAAAAATACTCGCCTCGTAACTATTGAGAAAAGGTTGCAAGAAGCGCCAAATTGGTCGGTAGGGATGGCTGGCATCGATATGGCAGCGCCACAGCCATTTGCCTTGACGGTTAGGGCAATATTTTAGCAAAGCCGCCGGTTGGGGATCGTGAATAAAAACATAGGATGCCGCCTCCAGGGTATCGCGCAATTGTTCGGCATTGTTGGCATTGATTTGTTCGTAATGCTGCAACAGAGAATCACCAATATCCACGCGATTTCCCTGCAAAGCATTGTGCATACTTTTGGTACATTGGAAAAAATCATCGTCGCCAGCAATAACTTCCCAAGAAGCATCAATGCCTAACTCCTGCATCAAAGGAACCAACTTGGTTAAAATTTCCGCAACGCCGCCACCGATGCGCGTAGAATTCACATGGATTACCTTCATGCCTTGCAGGGGTTCGGCGAGTTGCTGCAGTTGGTCGATAACATCTTGACCGACAACTTGTGCGTATTTTTCTAACATAATTTTCCTTATTCTCGATTGTTTTTTTCCGGTTGCAAATATGCTTGGAACGTTTGCGCGAGTTTGCTGCGCAACCCCGTCAGGGTTTCAAAATAGGGGTCGAGGCGGCTTAGTTCCTGACAAAGGTCTTGATAGCGATCGCCAAAATGAGAAAACCAATAGCGAAAATCGTCCACTCCCTCCGGCAATCGCCTTCTGGCATCGATAAAATGGTAAAAAATACTGCTTGCCGAGAGAGAAGGCAACCATTCCGCTAATGCCTCCGGTTCTTGCCAACGCTTGTAGGTATCAAAAACAACAATTTGCGATCGCATAAATTCAAACGAACGAGTAGCCACCCGCCAATAGGAAGACTCATCCTCATCCAACCGTTCCTCAATCGTTTCCAAAAGTTCCTGTCGCAAATCTTCCAAATCAAAATGCAAAATGGGATCGACCATTGCCAATTGTTCCGCCAGGGGATAATCATGCAAACCGTGACGAACCCAAGCCGCAAAATCGTTGTTATACTCCCGTTCCTCAAAACGCGGTTCTAACAACCCTCCCCAAAAATGGTGGTAAATGCTATCCGCATCGATGGTTTGCAACGTATCCCGCAACTCCTTCAACGTATAGGCGCGTTTTCCCGTCGCAATGGCAATCAACGCGCAATCTTTTAACGCAAACGCATCCATCTCTTGTTCTTGAGAATCTTGAGAATCTTCCCAACTTTCCTCAGAAATTGCTGTAGAATCCATAAAATTATTCTTCCTCCAAAAAAGCCAAAAATTCTAAAACCACACCATTGGTCCAACCAAAACCAATTTCGTTGCTGCTGTAGCCAAAGAAAATTTCATCCGATACATCCGCCGAACAGCGTTCCACATCGTACTTCTCTACTAGGGTGCCACTTTTTTCAAATTCTGCTACCACCATTTGCAAAAATTTAGACGCCAGCCGTTTGGCATCTTCCATATACCCATACCGACGCAATCCTTGCACAACAATAAATTGTAAAGGTGCCCAACCAAAAGGCGCATCCCACTGGTTTCCCGAAACATGGGTACTGGTTAGCAAGCCACCTGGCGCTTCAAATTCTGGTAATTTTGCTAGCAACTGTTTGGCTTGTACTTCCGAAGCAATGCCCGCCCACAAAGGAAAAAATGTCGTAACATATTCATAATGGCGACGTCTGGCTGTACGAAAATTATAGTCAAAATACATGCCTTTTTCTTCATCCCAAAGAAACTTATCGATGCGTTGGTGGCGCTGTTCGGCATGTTGCAACCAGTAATCCACCGAATGTTCGTAACCAATTAGGCGATAGATTTCGGCAATATCTCTTTCCATCTGGTATAGCAAAACATTGAGGCAAACGGGTGCGTAGTGAATAATATCCACGCTAAAAGGTCCAAACCGGTGGCTGCAATCAAATCCCGATTCTCGCATGGAGCGATCGCCGCGATAAAATAGTTCTGTTAAACGATCGGTTTGGTGGTCGTAATACAGGCTGGCATCGTAATCATCCACTTGGAACCGTTGGTAATATTCTCGCACGCGATCGTAATGACTTCTTCCCAATTCATCCCGTTCCGAAAATTCCACTTCTGGTGCTGGACCTTCTCCCAAAGCATTGTAGTGAGAAAGTCCCGTGGTTTGGTTCAAATGGGGAGGCACTTTCCAATAAAAATAGTAGCTTTCAACCGCTGGTAAAATCGACCGCAACCACTCTTTATCCTGGGTATATTCAAACAGTTTCAACACCATTAACGTCAAAACCGGCGGCTGGGAACGATTGAGCATGTAAGTCCGGTTGGCATTGAGAACCGTTCCGTAATGTTCGATTTCGTAAACCAACTGATCGACCATACTTTGCGCCAAATTCACCTTGCGATCGCGCAACAGTCCCAATAAAATAAAATAGCTATCCCAACCGTACATTTCGTTAAATCTTCCCCCAGGAACCACGTAATCGTGGGGAAGGTACAGCAAACCGTGTTCTTCAATTTGGTCGATTTCCGCCGGCAAAACCCGCAGTTCGATTTGTTGCAAATCTTCCGGAGAAAGAACAGTTTGCAATTCTTTTTTCACTTCATCCATATCCTCTTGCGCGGAAACATAAACCAACCAAGGATGACCTTTTTTTCGTTCGACTTTATCGTCTTGCGCCGCATCTAACAAATTCGCTTGGGAGCGGGAAAGAACTTTCCAAGTTTTCTTGATATAATTCCGTAGGGTTTGAATTTGTTGGGAACTTAGCATAGAATTGTCAGGCATAGAAATGGAAGTTATATGGTTAATTTGAAATTATCTTCAACGTAAGGTAGACAATGCCCACCCTACCAAGAAACTATAACAAAATCGGACATAGAAATGGAAGTCATATGGTTAATTTGAAATCCGAAAAATTTGGTGTTTTTGGCAATGCCAACCCAAAAAATGTTGTCAAAAAAAGATTCTACGAAGTCTTACAGGAAAGATTTCAATCTAAAATCTAGTTTTTTGGGGAAAAGAAAACCTAGAATTGGAAACGGTGGGAAAGAGGAAAAAGCCATTGCCACCCAGAATCCATTTTAGGGGAAAATTCTGTAGCCATCTTGGCGAAAAACTAAAAATTCTTTTAAAATACCATTGGAGCAAATATTCGTTTGGGGAAGGATCGTTATGAAACGAAGAGATATGTTGACGTGGTTGGGAGTTGCTAGCATACCGCCAATTTTATTTGCCATTTGGAACACCAGAAGCCATAGCATAGCCACAGTTTCTAAACTAGACAAAAGCAAAGCAGCCTGGAAAGACATCTTACCACCGGAACGCTATCGCATCTTGTTTGAAGAACAAACCGAACCAGCCGGTTCTAGTCCGCTAACCGACGAAAAACGGTCCGGTACTTATATTTGTGCTGCATGTTTTTTGCCATTGTTTTCCTCAGATACGAAATTTGATAGCGGTACGGGATGGCCGAGTTTTTACCAACCGATTGACGCTAGCCACATAGGCACCAAAGACGATTATAAACTTTTTTACCGGCGTACGGAGTACCATTGCGATCGCTGCGGCGGCCATCAAGGTCACGTTTTCAACGATGGTCCGGAACCCACCGGCAAACGCTATTGTAACAACGGATTGGCTTTGCGTTTTGTTCCCGCAGAACAGGAGTTGCCAAAATTGCGGGGGTAGAAAGCGATCGCCGGAAGAAACTCAAAACTATAGAGTATTTTCACAAACGCTTGTAAAAACCGTCAACCTCCAAACGGATGGATGGGGTTCCACTCTGCCATACCGAATTGAGATCGATTTCGATAAAGTCTCCTTGTTCTAGGGAAAGATAGTCACCGTCAATGTCGCCAATGTGGGGAAAATCAGGTTGAAAAGAACGGCTGCTTGCCGTTGCTTGGGGAAGTTGGTATTGCAAATTCAGCCAATCCAGGTAGGTAATTTCCGCCTCCCGTTCTTCGATTCTCAATTTGGAAAAATTGGGAGTTAACTCGTAGGTTTCGGTGGCTTGTTTGTCTTGGCTATCCCTAGCATAAAGAACCGGACCTAAATTTATCCAATGTTGTTTTTGGGAGTCGTAAACCAGCAAATACGGACAGCTTCCCATGCCAATAAAGTTGGAAATAGAAGAAGCAAATTCATCCGCCGGTTGCTTTAGGGGGATGTCGCGGTTGTTGGTTTTGATGCTAACTGGATTCAGCAAAGGTCCCACCGCTAGTTGTTGGCGAGGAATATCTTGTGGGGAAGAGCGAATATTTTGGACAAATTTCTGGGAAAGGGTTACTTTTTGCATGCCATCTTCGTAGGATAAGTTGGCTTCTGTGACGTTAAAATCTTCGTCAAAAAAGGGTTTGGGAAAGTACAAATCTTGTGTCAGAAAAGAAGCAATATTTTCCCCGGTGTTTAAATCGCTAGCTGTTTGAGAGTTGGGCATAAATCCAAATTCGATGGGGATAAAATAGTGTTTGTTAGGATAGAGAATAAATCCACCCAAGCTATCGATTCTGGTAGAAACATTCGCAGGATTTTGGAACAAACGCGATCGCCTTTCGGCATTGGTTAGGGTATAGGGATTTCCATCTTCCCCCACCATTTCGTAGGTTATCGATTCAAGTGGGAAAGGCTGGTCGGCAATATTAATAATATCGATAAATTTAACGTAAGGATGCAATAGCAGCGGATTGATAACGAGAATTCCTCCACAAGCATCCGCTGGTCGAAATGTCGAATCATCCGGTAGGTCGCCAATAAGAAAGTTATATTCATATCCCACCAATCCTCTAGCGTTTGGATTGGCTTTGGCTATATTTTGCAACCAGCGATCGCTCCTACCAAATTGCAAAGAAACCCCCCCAAAATCTTTGGCAGTTAGCGAAGATTGGGCAATATCTTGTAGTTGGGGATATTGAGTTATATTTTGATACAAATCATCCCGATTGTATTCGTTAAAAACTGTCCAACGAGCGTCTTCAATATCGTCGTATTGAAATTCCAAAAGAATGGGACTGTACTGAGCTTTTTGGTATTCGGCAATGAGGGATTGGCTTTCAAATTCGGCGCGGGATTGACGAAAAGAATTGCTTGGCGTATCGTTGCTTACAGTTTCTCCACCTTGGTTGTACGAGTAACGCAAGCTATCAGGAGAAGCTGGATTTTCCACAGTGGCCTTGGCAAATGCTACGTTATCAGTTTCCTTGATAAAATTTTGGATCGATTGAAAAACAGGACTATCGCGAAAAACAGCCGGAACATCTCCTGGGGTAATATTGAGTGCTTTTGCCAGAGGTTGGGGAACAGCGGGATTTTGGGGATTAAATAAAGCCAAAGACAAGTAAGAGTTAATAGCAGTTACTGGCTGGGAGAGAATGGGGATATCCTCTTCGTTCTCTTCCGGAGGTGGGGATGCAATGGGTTCGGAGGGGGTCGAGTCAGGATTAGAAGCAGGAAGACCCCATAAAAACAAGAAAAAAACCAGTACGAAAGCAGCAAATCCACCAGTTGCTTGAATTTGCCCTTTGGTCATGGGAAACTGTGCGTTTACGCTCATCTCCCCAAGAAACAGGGAAGCGGCGATTCCACCACAAATGGCAGCCAGAAAACGCGCAAAAGGGAGAACTTCGTTAAGTCTCTCTGGGGGGTTAAAAATTAAAAAGATAAAAACGGCAATTACAACGCAGGAAAGCAGCATCGCGATCGCTTTTTCCCACGAACCGTTTCTGCCTTGGCTCATATGTTTTCCTCAGCGATTTGTTTGTAGTTTTATAGATAGTATGTTGGCGACCCCATCTGCTACTTCCTCCGGATTAGATTTTTTGCGATCGCGCTTTCTACCGAATCCAACTTTTATTTTATCGCGGCGTTCGGCAAAAGCAACAATGTTTCTAGTTTAGCACCGAAGGAGATGGCAATTTTTTTTAGGTTGTAGCAATGTGATGTTTTTTCGGAGCGATCGCTTTTTTATCAAAAATAACCCAAGCGATCGCTCCACCATAACCTCATACCATTTCTGAAAAACAACGATTGTCTAGAATTTCTCAATTGCCCTGGTAGGGGCGCTCACGCGTTGCGCCCCTACAAAAATGCCTCTATTATCTATTGCATATTATTAAGGAAATGGTATCATTCTTCGCTAACCAACAAAGCCACCGGAAACACCTGCAAAACCTTTCCCACCGATAGCGTTTCGCCGCCAGCAACCTCCAAATCCACCAGTGTATCCCGCCAATTGGCAGATTGTAGATTATGGGGAAGTTCGATGCGGGTATCTCCCCAGACTTCCTCGCCAAGGGGGTCCGCATCGGCAGAAATCATAGAAGTTAGAAAACGAGGTGCGATCGCAATAACCGTTCTTCCCCGATACAATCGCGCAAAAGCAATAACATGCTGGTGAAACGAACCCGTCACTGACAGCGGTATGTAATCGCCATATTGAAAAACCTGCTGGTATTGTTGCCTCGCTTGCAACCCCCGCGCTATCAAAAACAACTTCATCCTGCCATCAGTGCGAGTTGCCTTCAAATCCGATAGCAAACTTTCCATTCCCGTCTGACAGCGTCGCTTAATTTCTTGCAAAAAAGAGAGCCTTTCTTCATAATCCACCGCGCGGCGATTGTCTGGGTCTACCAAACTCAAATTCCACAGTTCCGTTCCCTGATAAAAATCCGGTACTCCCGGAGAAGCAATTTTTAACAACGTTTGCGATAGGGAATTGAACATACCATAGGCAGCAATTTTCCGTTGAAAATCTCGAAACTCCGCCAAAAATATATTATCTGGAGAAGGGTCCAAAATCTTCTCGATAAAAGCCAGAAATCCTTCCTCGTAATCCGTATCCGGCGTTATCCATGCCGTATGAACTTTCGCCTCGCGCACCGATTTAATCGCGTATTGTTTGATGCGTTCGATAAAATCGGCATATTCTTGTTCGTCGGCAGAAAACGGAAACACCCCTACCAAATTTTGATAGAGAAAATATTCATCGTTGGCATCGGGAATTAGGCGCTGGTCTTTGCCACTTTTGGTATTTTCGTTGCTGGTTTTTTTATGTTCTTGATTTAATTCCCGCCAGCGTTTTACCTGACCTTCCCATTCCGTAGGAATTTCCGATAAAACATTAATTCTGGCACGCACATCTTCGCTGCGTTTGGTATCGTGGGTGGAAGTGGCATTCATAGCATGGGGCCAGGATTTTAATTGTTCTCGATTGAACTGGTGAAAATCCTCTAACGAAATCCCAAATTGCTGGGGATGACCGCCAACTTCGTTGAGAGAAACCAAGCGATTGTAGACGTAAAATAACGTATCTTCCACACCTTTGGCCATTAAAGGACCGGAAAATTGCTGCAACCGCATGGCAAAAAGAACCCACTGTTCCCTTTCCGCCTCGGTGAGGGTACCTTCGTAATCCAACAACAAGAATTTTTCAATTAAATTTAACTCTTTCACCAGTTGGGGAATTTGGCGTTTGGCTTTTTGAATGGCTTTGCGCACATAAAAGCGATCGCGATCGCGAACCCCATCATGGTTAATATAGGTACAGTAAATGGGAAACTGCACCAAAACCTCCAAAATTGCTTTTTTCAACCCCGTCAGCGTAAAATCCCTGCCGTAGCGATACTGACCCGCAATGCGTTTCAACAACCGCGCAATATTATCCACATCCCCCACCAAATTGGTTTCCGCAATTAACCGCTTTTTCTCGGCAACCAAATTGTCGTACACTTCGTGGTAACCAGTCATGCGACGATAAATATGGGTAAATTCCCGTGCGTTATCGGTTTGACAAAAAACACTATTAGCTTGGTTGAGAAAATGATATCCCGACGTTCCCTGCAAGCACCATTCTTCGGGAAGTTTTTCTCCCAACTCCAAAATTTTCTCGGCAACAACGTAAATATCCCCCATTTTTTCCCGCAAGCGTCGCAGGTATTCCGTGGGGTCAAACAAACCATCAATATGGTCGATACGCAATCCAGTAAATTTCCCAGCTTCAACCAACTTCTCGATAGTTTCGTGGGTTTTGTGAAATACCCGTTGGTCTTCCACGCGCAAACTAATTAAATCGTTCACTGTAAAAAAGCGGCGATAGTTTAATTCTTCTGCACCCACTTTCCAAAACGACAGGCGGAAAAATTGTTCCGATAGCAATTTATCCAGCAAATCGAAACTTTCCGGTTTGCCGACTTCGCCGTTGAAAATTTCTAGATTGTGGTTAATGAAATTTTTAATTTCTTCGTTATTATTGTATGCTTCCCACAGCAGCGATTTTACAAATTCTGTTTGGTCTTTGCGCTGCCTTCCCGACAAATCAGTAGAAATGCTTTTGACAATGTACAAAATCCCCAGCATTTTAATGGCATCGGGATGGCTGCGCCCTAATTTTCTAGATAATCTCCCCAAATCGTGGCTTAAAAATGTAGCGTAGGATTCGATGCGTAGGGGAAGTTTAATGTCGTAATAATTGACGTTCAACCCATTTTCGTCGTAGTTCAGTTGAATTTCGCCATTTTCCAGACAATTGCCATAAAAATCCCCCAACATCGGCGTGAGAAGTTTGCCTTTAATGTCTTCGTAAGGATGTTCCCACTCAATATCAAAGTAATCAAAATATTCTGAATCGGGTCCGTGTTCTAGAATATCCATTAAAAAATAATTTTCGCTGTTGTAAGCCATGTGATTGGGAACAATATCCTGTACCCAACCCATGTTTAGCGAATGCAATTCTGCCATGAGATTTTCAAAATCCTGGTGGCTTCCCAGTTCGGGATTGAGTTGGTTGGGGTCTACCACATCGTATCCGTGGGAACTTCCGG from the Geitlerinema sp. PCC 9228 genome contains:
- a CDS encoding glycosyltransferase — encoded protein: MLEKYAQVVGQDVIDQLQQLAEPLQGMKVIHVNSTRIGGGVAEILTKLVPLMQELGIDASWEVIAGDDDFFQCTKSMHNALQGNRVDIGDSLLQHYEQINANNAEQLRDTLEAASYVFIHDPQPAALLKYCPNRQGKWLWRCHIDASHPYRPIWRFLQPFLNSYEASIFSLAAFARSLPHLKYIIPPSIDPLSEKNIDIDRAEIDEVCDRFSLDRERPIIAQISRFDRFKDPIGVIQAYQQAKKYIPQLQLVLAGGSATDDPEGQMVLNEVKTAAAGDADVRILLLPPDAHRTINALQRAADIILQKSTKEGFGLTVTEGMWKGKPVIGGDAGGIRLQVKNYHTGFLVNTPEGTALRLRYLLKQPEKITEMGEKAKEFVRENFLITRQLREYLTLMVALLEPEGGSGETPFRERIELG
- the treY gene encoding malto-oligosyltrehalose synthase; this translates as MRIPTATYRLQFHPEFGFQQAQKVIHYLAELGISDVYASPIFKARSGSSHGYDVVDPNQLNPELGSHQDFENLMAELHSLNMGWVQDIVPNHMAYNSENYFLMDILEHGPDSEYFDYFDIEWEHPYEDIKGKLLTPMLGDFYGNCLENGEIQLNYDENGLNVNYYDIKLPLRIESYATFLSHDLGRLSRKLGRSHPDAIKMLGILYIVKSISTDLSGRQRKDQTEFVKSLLWEAYNNNEEIKNFINHNLEIFNGEVGKPESFDLLDKLLSEQFFRLSFWKVGAEELNYRRFFTVNDLISLRVEDQRVFHKTHETIEKLVEAGKFTGLRIDHIDGLFDPTEYLRRLREKMGDIYVVAEKILELGEKLPEEWCLQGTSGYHFLNQANSVFCQTDNAREFTHIYRRMTGYHEVYDNLVAEKKRLIAETNLVGDVDNIARLLKRIAGQYRYGRDFTLTGLKKAILEVLVQFPIYCTYINHDGVRDRDRFYVRKAIQKAKRQIPQLVKELNLIEKFLLLDYEGTLTEAEREQWVLFAMRLQQFSGPLMAKGVEDTLFYVYNRLVSLNEVGGHPQQFGISLEDFHQFNREQLKSWPHAMNATSTHDTKRSEDVRARINVLSEIPTEWEGQVKRWRELNQEHKKTSNENTKSGKDQRLIPDANDEYFLYQNLVGVFPFSADEQEYADFIERIKQYAIKSVREAKVHTAWITPDTDYEEGFLAFIEKILDPSPDNIFLAEFRDFQRKIAAYGMFNSLSQTLLKIASPGVPDFYQGTELWNLSLVDPDNRRAVDYEERLSFLQEIKRRCQTGMESLLSDLKATRTDGRMKLFLIARGLQARQQYQQVFQYGDYIPLSVTGSFHQHVIAFARLYRGRTVIAIAPRFLTSMISADADPLGEEVWGDTRIELPHNLQSANWRDTLVDLEVAGGETLSVGKVLQVFPVALLVSEE
- a CDS encoding trehalase family glycosidase, giving the protein MLSSQQIQTLRNYIKKTWKVLSRSQANLLDAAQDDKVERKKGHPWLVYVSAQEDMDEVKKELQTVLSPEDLQQIELRVLPAEIDQIEEHGLLYLPHDYVVPGGRFNEMYGWDSYFILLGLLRDRKVNLAQSMVDQLVYEIEHYGTVLNANRTYMLNRSQPPVLTLMVLKLFEYTQDKEWLRSILPAVESYYFYWKVPPHLNQTTGLSHYNALGEGPAPEVEFSERDELGRSHYDRVREYYQRFQVDDYDASLYYDHQTDRLTELFYRGDRSMRESGFDCSHRFGPFSVDIIHYAPVCLNVLLYQMERDIAEIYRLIGYEHSVDYWLQHAEQRHQRIDKFLWDEEKGMYFDYNFRTARRRHYEYVTTFFPLWAGIASEVQAKQLLAKLPEFEAPGGLLTSTHVSGNQWDAPFGWAPLQFIVVQGLRRYGYMEDAKRLASKFLQMVVAEFEKSGTLVEKYDVERCSADVSDEIFFGYSSNEIGFGWTNGVVLEFLAFLEEE
- the msrB gene encoding peptide-methionine (R)-S-oxide reductase MsrB, coding for MKRRDMLTWLGVASIPPILFAIWNTRSHSIATVSKLDKSKAAWKDILPPERYRILFEEQTEPAGSSPLTDEKRSGTYICAACFLPLFSSDTKFDSGTGWPSFYQPIDASHIGTKDDYKLFYRRTEYHCDRCGGHQGHVFNDGPEPTGKRYCNNGLALRFVPAEQELPKLRG
- a CDS encoding DUF5752 family protein, translated to MDSTAISEESWEDSQDSQEQEMDAFALKDCALIAIATGKRAYTLKELRDTLQTIDADSIYHHFWGGLLEPRFEEREYNNDFAAWVRHGLHDYPLAEQLAMVDPILHFDLEDLRQELLETIEERLDEDESSYWRVATRSFEFMRSQIVVFDTYKRWQEPEALAEWLPSLSASSIFYHFIDARRRLPEGVDDFRYWFSHFGDRYQDLCQELSRLDPYFETLTGLRSKLAQTFQAYLQPEKNNRE